A section of the Lathamus discolor isolate bLatDis1 chromosome 6, bLatDis1.hap1, whole genome shotgun sequence genome encodes:
- the TSG101 gene encoding tumor susceptibility gene 101 protein — protein MAVSESQLKKMLAKYKYRDLTIQETTSVITQYKDLKPVMDSYVFNDGSSRELMSLSGTIPVPYRGNTYNIPICLWLLDTYPFNPPICFVKPTSSMTIKTGKHVDANGKIYLPYLHEWKYPQSDLLELIQVMIVVFGEEPPVFSRPTASSSYPPYQATGPPNTSYVPGIPGGISPYPAGSTPNPSYPNYPFAGGVPFPATTSVPYYPSQPPVTTVGPSRDGTISEDTIRASLISAVSDKLRWRMKEEMDRAQAELNALKRTEEDLKKGHQKLEEMVTRLDQEVAEVDKNIELLKKKDEELSSALEKMENQSENNDIDEVIIPTAPLYKQILNLYAEENAIEDTIFYLGEALRRGVIDLDVFLKHVRLLSRKQFQLRALMQKARKTAGLSDLY, from the exons ATGGCGGTCTCCGAGAGCCAGCTCAAGAAAATGCTCGCCAAG tacaAGTATAGAGACCTAACTATACAGGAGACAACCAGTGTTATTACTCAATACAAGGACCTCAAACCTGTCATGGATTCATATG TTTTTAATGATGGTTCATCTAGGGAGTTGATGAGCCTCAGTGGAACCATTCCTGTGCCTTACAGAG GTAACACGTACAATATCCCAATTTGCCTGTGGCTGCTTGACACCTACCCTTTCAATCCCCCAATTTGTTTTGTTAAACCCACTAGCTCTATGACAATAAAAACTGGGAAGCATGTTGATGCAAATGGAAAGATATACCTTCCTTATCTGCATGAGTGGAAATAC CCCCAGTCAGACTTGCTAGAACTGATTCAGGTCATGATTGTTGTGTTTGGTGAGGAACCACCAGTCTTTTCTCGGCCTACGGCTTCATCAAGCTACCCACCATACCAGGCAACAGGCCCACCGAATA ctTCGTATGTACCAGGCATTCCAGGTGGAATATCTCCCTATCCAGCAGGAAGCACTCCAAACCCCAG CTACCCAAACTATCCTTTTGCTGGTGGTGTTCCATTTCCAGCAACTACTAGTGTTCCGTACTACCCTTCTCAGCCTCCTGTGACTACTGTTG GACCCAGTAGAGATGGAACTATCAGTGAGGATACCATCCGCGCTTCCCTTATTTCAGCAGTCAGTGATAAACTGAGATGGCggatgaaagaagaaatggatCGTGCACAAGCTGAACTCAATGCGTTGAAACGGACAGAGGAAGACCTGAAGAAAGGACACCAGAAACTGGAAGAGATGGTAACTCGCCTGGATCAAGAGGTG GCTGAAGTTGACAAGAACATTGAACTTCTCAAGAAGAAGGATGAGGAGCTCAGTTCTGCCTTAGAGAAGATGGAAAATCAATCAGAAAATAATGATATAGATGAAGTTATTATTCCTACAGCACCACTTTACAAGCAGATCCTGAACTtatatgcagaagaaaatgcaattgAAGATACCATCTTCTATCTTGGAGAAGCATTGAGACGTGGAGTGATAGATCTAGATGTCTTTTTAAAG catgtACGTCTTCTGTCTCGCAAGCAGTTCCAGCTGAGGGCATTGATGCAGAAAGCAAGGAAGACTGCTGGACTCAGTGACCTCTACTAA
- the LOC136016130 gene encoding L-lactate dehydrogenase A chain, with translation MSLKDQLIHNVHKQEQSHAHNKISVVGVGAVGMACAISILMKDLADELALVDVVEDKLRGEMLDLQHGSLFLRTPKIVSGKDYSVTAHSKLVIVTAGARQQEGESRLNLVQRNVNIFKFIIPNVVKYSPDCKLLIVSNPVDILTYVAWKISGFPKHRVIGSGCNLDSARFRHLMGERLGIHPLSCHGWIVGEHGDSSVPVWSGVNVAGVSLKALHPDLGTDADKEHWKEVHKQVVDSAYEVIKLKGYTSWAIGLSVADLAETIMKNLRRVHPISTVVKGMHGIKEDVFLSVPCVLGNTGITDVVKMILKPEEEDKLRKSADTLWGIQKELQF, from the exons ATGTCTCTTAAGGATCAGCTCATCCACAATGTCCACAAACAGGAGCAGAGTCATGCCCACAATAAGATCAGTGTGGTTGGTGTGGGGGCAGTTGGAATGGCCTGTGCTATCAGCATCCTGATGAAG GACTTAGCTGATGAacttgcccttgttgatgtTGTGGAGGACAAGCTCAGAGGAGAGATGCTGGATCTCCAGCATGGCAGCCTCTTCCTTAGGACACCGAAGATTGTCTCTGGCAAAG ATTACAGTGTGACTGCACACTCCAAGCTGGTCATCGTCACTGCTGGTGCCCGTCAGCAAGAAGGAGAGAGCCGCCTTAATTTGGTCCAGCGCAACGTGAACATCTTCAAATTCATCATTCCCAATGTTGTTAAATACAGTCCTGACTGCAAGCTGCTTATTGTTTCAAACCCAG TGGATATTTTGACCTATGTGGCCTGGAAGATCAGTGGCTTTCCTAAGCACCGTGTTATTGGTAGCGGCTGCAATCTGGACTCTGCCCGTTTCCGCCACCTCATGGGAGAAAGACTGGGCATCCATCCTCTGAGCTGTCATGGATGGATTGTTGGAGAACATGGAGATTCCAGTG TACCTGTCTGGAGTGGCGTGAATGTTGCTGGTGTGTCCCTGAAGGCTCTTCATCCAGACTTGGGAACTGATGCAGACAAGGAACACTGGAAGGAGGTCCACAAGCAGGTGGTGGACAg TGCCTATGAGGTCATCAAACTAAAGGGGTACACGTCATGGGCTATTGGCCTTTCTGTGGCAGATCTAGCCGAAACTATTATGAAGAATTTGAGAAGAGTGCACCCGATCTCTACAGTTGTTAAG GGCATGCATGGAATAAAAGAAGATGTCTTCCTAAGCGTTCCTTGTGTACTAGGCAACACTGGCATCACTGATGTAGTGAAGATGATCCTAAAACCTGAGGAAGAGGACAAATTAAGGAAGAGTGCAGATACACTCTGGGGGATCCAGAAGGAATTACAGTTTTAA